The genomic segment ataaaaaatataatttccagAAAATGGAATCTATAATACAGGACTTGCAAGcagattatataaataattccaTCAGTGGATTATTTCTGATTTATCCGGATTATTATATTCACGCATTAGAGGTGTGTGAatggaatttcaatttttaaattaaatttcaagatTTGAATTTGGTTAGACACATTAGCGATTTCACAAACAAAAGTGGATTCTCTTAAAACTAACttaaaactaaaaaataaattctcttaacATAGGCGGCAGAAGATATAATTTATAGGCATTTCAAAGTATTGTACAATAACCAAACAGAGGATTGTAAAATAGGAAAAGCAATTTTTCTTCCAACTTATCATCATGTCCATCAAGTAAGGCTTTTACAATAAATCAAAAAGGAAGGGAATAACATTTTTCAATTGGAATTTACAGAGATTTTTTACGGGGTGGTACCACGCGTATATAATACCACCTACTTTGATACAGCCGTTAAAATCATACGAATTGGATGATATCCAACAGCAAATGTTAAACTGTTTTAATAAAGTATATATGTTGTGTGATCATATCTCGAACACGCATCACGATCGCGTAAGTTCTTCTGTTAGTGAACTAATAGGTGAAGTTTGCTCGTTTCATAGATGCGATGATTAAGTTTATTGGTCGTTTTTAAAACTAACAGAAatctttttcttaaaaagtcAGTTTCGATACAGGAAGTTATAAGATCGTTGAGTGACAAACTTACACGACTTTATCCCGAGAGTACGTTGTTAGAATATTTATTGAATGCAGAAAGCCCTGTGATTTTAACTGTTGAAGAGTATTTGAACATATATTCCACAGTTCCATTCATTAACCTTTATTCAGGTAATAACATCATTTGTATTAAT from the Bombus affinis isolate iyBomAffi1 chromosome 11, iyBomAffi1.2, whole genome shotgun sequence genome contains:
- the LOC126922123 gene encoding uncharacterized protein LOC126922123, giving the protein MKRVTEPVRKSLLDVIRKNLRAAGKVSYITRVVYIGAYIGTDTSIEKKMESIIQDLQADYINNSISGLFLIYPDYYIHALEAAEDIIYRHFKVLYNNQTEDCKIGKAIFLPTYHHVHQRFFTGWYHAYIIPPTLIQPLKSYELDDIQQQMLNCFNKVYMLCDHISNTHHDRSVSIQEVIRSLSDKLTRLYPESTLLEYLLNAESPVILTVEEYLNIYSTVPFINLYSEYLQYQKNVSFYGVHEICVGYH